A section of the Neorhizobium galegae bv. orientalis str. HAMBI 540 genome encodes:
- a CDS encoding VOC family protein yields the protein MVHPDFTILFVDNPLTSADFYQALFGAEPVEKSPTFALFVLNTGMKLGLWSRHTAEPPVKGECGGGSEICFRHNDAAGVDKIYADWSGRGLRVLQTPVEMDFGYTFVVTDPDGHRLRVYAMSAE from the coding sequence ATGGTCCACCCCGATTTCACCATCCTCTTCGTCGACAATCCGCTGACCAGTGCGGATTTCTACCAGGCCCTCTTCGGCGCCGAACCCGTGGAAAAGTCACCGACCTTTGCGCTCTTCGTGCTGAACACCGGGATGAAACTCGGCCTGTGGTCACGACACACGGCTGAACCGCCGGTGAAGGGCGAGTGCGGCGGCGGCTCGGAAATCTGCTTCAGGCATAACGATGCCGCCGGCGTCGACAAGATCTATGCCGACTGGTCGGGCCGTGGCCTGCGCGTGCTGCAGACGCCGGTCGAGATGGATTTCGGCTACACGTTCGTCGTGACCGATCCGGACGGGCATAGGCTGCGGGTCTATGCGATGAGTGCCGAGTAA
- a CDS encoding prephenate dehydratase, whose product MNALTNRIAFQGDFGANSDMACRDMFPTMEPLPCPTFEDAFQALENGEADLAMIPIENTIAGRVADIHHLLPESRLHIIGEYFMPIRFQLMVLPGVTREEILTVHSHIHALGQCRKIIRSNGWKAVVAGDTAGSAKMVAEKGDRTMAALAPRLAADLYGLEILAENVEDRDDNVTRFVVLSRDEKWVQRNDPDEVLVTTFVFNVRNIPAALYKAMGGFATNGINMTKLESYQLGGKFVATQFYADIEGHPDDAPVRRALEELRFFSEKVRVLGTYKGHPMRGALQKG is encoded by the coding sequence ATGAACGCACTCACCAATCGCATCGCCTTCCAGGGCGATTTCGGCGCCAATTCCGACATGGCCTGCCGCGACATGTTCCCGACCATGGAACCGCTTCCCTGCCCGACGTTCGAGGACGCCTTCCAGGCCCTCGAAAACGGCGAGGCGGATCTGGCGATGATCCCGATCGAGAACACGATCGCCGGCCGCGTCGCTGACATCCATCACCTGCTGCCGGAATCGCGGCTGCACATCATCGGCGAATATTTCATGCCGATCCGCTTCCAGCTGATGGTGCTGCCAGGCGTGACCCGCGAGGAAATCCTCACCGTCCACAGCCATATCCATGCGCTCGGCCAGTGCCGCAAGATCATCCGCTCGAACGGCTGGAAGGCCGTCGTCGCCGGCGACACGGCGGGTTCGGCCAAGATGGTGGCCGAAAAGGGCGACCGCACGATGGCGGCACTCGCGCCGCGGCTTGCGGCCGATCTCTATGGTCTTGAAATCCTGGCGGAAAATGTCGAGGACCGGGACGACAACGTCACCCGCTTCGTGGTGCTTTCCCGCGACGAAAAATGGGTGCAGCGGAACGATCCGGACGAGGTGCTGGTCACCACTTTCGTGTTCAACGTCCGCAACATCCCGGCTGCGCTCTACAAGGCGATGGGCGGCTTTGCGACCAACGGCATCAACATGACCAAGCTCGAAAGCTACCAACTCGGCGGCAAGTTCGTGGCAACCCAGTTCTATGCCGATATCGAAGGCCATCCCGACGACGCCCCGGTGCGCCGGGCGCTGGAAGAGCTGCGGTTCTTTTCGGAAAAGGTGCGGGTTCTCGGCACGTATAAGGGCCACCCGATGCGGGGCGCGCTGCAGAAGGGGTGA
- a CDS encoding 3-deoxy-manno-octulosonate cytidylyltransferase, whose amino-acid sequence MKNSAFDRTLVLIPARMASTRLPGKPLADIAGLPMIVQVAKRAEEAQVGRIIVAVDHQDVYDAVAAAGFDVVMTRGDHQSGSDRIFEAVQKADPDAKMDFVINVQGDLPTIEPEAVRASLRPLDNPSTDIATLTVVITDEHEKTNPNVVKIVGSPLSATRLKALYFTRATAPYGNGPLYHHIGLYAYRRAALEKFVSLGPSALEKRESLEQLRALEAGMRIDAEIVDSVPLGVDTPADLEKARAILFARASS is encoded by the coding sequence ATGAAGAATTCGGCTTTTGACCGGACGCTGGTGTTGATCCCGGCACGAATGGCCTCGACACGCCTGCCGGGGAAACCTCTGGCTGATATTGCCGGCCTGCCGATGATCGTGCAGGTAGCAAAACGAGCCGAGGAAGCGCAGGTCGGGCGAATCATCGTCGCCGTCGACCACCAGGATGTCTACGACGCCGTGGCCGCCGCAGGCTTCGACGTGGTGATGACCCGCGGGGATCACCAGTCCGGTTCGGATCGCATTTTCGAGGCGGTGCAGAAGGCCGATCCGGACGCGAAAATGGACTTCGTGATCAACGTCCAGGGCGACCTGCCGACGATCGAGCCGGAAGCGGTGCGCGCTTCGCTGAGGCCGCTCGACAATCCGTCGACCGATATCGCGACGTTGACCGTCGTAATCACCGACGAACACGAGAAGACCAATCCGAACGTGGTGAAGATCGTCGGTTCGCCGCTGTCGGCGACGCGGCTGAAGGCGCTCTATTTTACCCGCGCCACCGCGCCCTATGGCAATGGCCCGCTCTATCATCATATCGGGCTCTACGCCTATCGCCGCGCGGCGCTCGAAAAATTCGTGTCGCTCGGGCCTTCCGCGCTCGAAAAGCGCGAATCACTCGAACAGCTCCGAGCGCTCGAAGCCGGCATGCGCATCGATGCCGAGATCGTTGACTCGGTTCCATTGGGCGTCGATACTCCCGCCGACCTTGAAAAGGCCCGTGCGATCCTGTTTGCCCGTGCCTCCTCGTAA
- a CDS encoding c-type cytochrome, with product MNPNVNMAAGALLATVFVMMSVSIASEGIFHSEVPEKAGFAIVAAEEPAAGEAAAPAAAAVPIAQLLVKADAKAGEATFKKCQSCHSGEKGGPNKVGPDLWGIVDRPVAEHEGFSYSAGMKDFSKAGAEHWTFDNLNHFLTAPKAFVKGTAMGFAGVKADAERANLIAYLRTLADSPVPLPDPNAAPAPATN from the coding sequence ATGAACCCCAATGTCAACATGGCGGCAGGCGCCCTGCTTGCTACTGTTTTCGTCATGATGTCGGTGTCCATTGCCTCGGAAGGGATTTTCCATTCGGAGGTACCCGAGAAGGCAGGTTTTGCCATCGTCGCCGCCGAAGAGCCCGCAGCTGGTGAAGCCGCAGCACCCGCTGCCGCTGCCGTTCCGATCGCGCAGCTTCTGGTGAAGGCCGACGCCAAGGCTGGCGAAGCCACATTCAAGAAGTGTCAGAGCTGTCATTCCGGCGAGAAGGGCGGACCGAACAAGGTCGGCCCCGATCTCTGGGGCATTGTCGACCGTCCGGTCGCCGAACATGAAGGCTTCTCCTATTCGGCCGGCATGAAGGATTTCTCGAAGGCCGGCGCCGAGCACTGGACCTTCGACAACCTCAACCACTTCCTCACGGCTCCGAAGGCTTTCGTGAAGGGTACTGCGATGGGCTTTGCCGGCGTCAAGGCCGATGCCGAGCGCGCCAACCTGATCGCTTATCTGCGCACGCTGGCTGATTCGCCGGTTCCGCTTCCGGACCCGAACGCCGCACCGGCGCCCGCCACCAACTGA
- a CDS encoding AEC family transporter, with amino-acid sequence MSSVFLNVVPLFILILIGWMAAKTGILKEETGDALGEFVFKIAVPMLIFRTLADAHFEGASPFRLWTVYFLGVAMTWAIGHILTTRVFGRDAKIGVIAGMSGSFANNVFIGLPLVAHVVGKDGLVAISILLAIHLPLMMVAGTILMEGAAAKVDGGEKRGIAAVLKQVGSNLARNPLVIALIIGVAFNFLGLHFPSAIAIVVDQISAAASPVALISIGMALTRYPIRGDIGLSGTAAVLKLMLLPTLVFLMSHLFALPKDWATALVLTASVPTGINAWLIAQRFRSGHSLAASVISMTTAFGVFTVGFWAWLLG; translated from the coding sequence TTGTCCTCCGTGTTCCTGAATGTCGTGCCCCTCTTCATCCTGATCCTGATCGGCTGGATGGCGGCGAAAACCGGGATATTGAAGGAGGAGACCGGCGATGCGCTCGGCGAATTCGTCTTCAAGATCGCCGTGCCGATGCTGATCTTCCGGACGCTGGCGGATGCGCATTTCGAAGGCGCCTCGCCGTTCCGGCTGTGGACCGTCTATTTTCTCGGTGTCGCCATGACCTGGGCGATCGGTCACATCCTCACCACCCGCGTTTTCGGCCGGGATGCGAAGATCGGTGTGATCGCCGGCATGTCCGGCTCGTTTGCCAACAACGTCTTCATCGGCCTGCCGCTGGTAGCGCATGTGGTCGGCAAGGACGGGCTGGTGGCGATCTCGATCCTGCTTGCGATCCACCTGCCGCTGATGATGGTGGCCGGCACCATCCTGATGGAGGGTGCGGCCGCCAAGGTCGACGGCGGCGAAAAACGCGGCATTGCTGCGGTGCTCAAGCAGGTGGGCTCCAACCTTGCCCGCAATCCCTTGGTGATTGCGCTTATCATCGGCGTCGCCTTCAACTTCCTCGGCCTGCATTTCCCATCGGCGATCGCCATTGTCGTCGATCAGATTTCCGCCGCGGCAAGTCCGGTCGCTCTGATATCGATCGGCATGGCTCTGACGCGATATCCGATCCGGGGCGATATCGGCCTTTCGGGCACCGCGGCCGTACTCAAGCTGATGCTGCTCCCGACACTCGTCTTCCTGATGAGCCATCTGTTTGCCCTGCCGAAAGACTGGGCGACGGCGCTGGTGCTGACCGCGTCGGTGCCGACCGGCATCAATGCCTGGCTGATCGCGCAGCGCTTCCGCTCCGGACATAGTCTTGCGGCATCGGTGATCAGCATGACCACGGCATTCGGGGTCTTCACCGTCGGCTTCTGGGCCTGGCTGCTCGGCTGA
- a CDS encoding adenosine kinase: MPKFDVLTIGNAIVDILARCDDDFLSDNAITKGAMNLIDAERAELLYSKMGPAVEASGGSAGNTAAGIAGFGGKAAYFGKVAEDQLGNIFQHDIRAQGVHYQTRPEGSNPPTARSMIFVTPDGERSMNTYLGACVDLGPEHVEKDVVAEAKVTYFEGYLWDPPRAKEAIRESARIAHEHGREVSMTLSDPFCVGRYRAEFLDLMRSGTVDIVFANKQEALSLYETEDFELALKKISQDCKLAAVTLSEEGAIIVRGDERVKVAAYPIRELVDTTGAGDLFAAGFLFGYTQDRSLEDCGKLGCLAAAICIQQIGPRPMASLTEAAAREGLI; the protein is encoded by the coding sequence ATGCCCAAGTTCGACGTGCTCACCATCGGCAATGCCATCGTGGATATTCTCGCCCGCTGCGACGACGATTTCCTGAGCGACAATGCGATCACCAAGGGCGCGATGAACCTGATCGATGCCGAACGTGCCGAGCTCCTCTATTCGAAGATGGGCCCGGCGGTCGAAGCGTCCGGCGGGTCGGCGGGCAACACGGCGGCCGGCATTGCCGGTTTCGGAGGCAAGGCGGCCTATTTCGGCAAGGTTGCGGAAGACCAGCTCGGCAACATCTTCCAGCACGACATCCGCGCCCAGGGCGTTCACTACCAGACCAGGCCGGAAGGCAGCAATCCGCCGACCGCCCGTTCGATGATCTTCGTCACGCCGGATGGCGAGCGTTCGATGAACACTTATCTCGGCGCCTGCGTCGATCTTGGCCCGGAACATGTCGAGAAGGACGTCGTCGCGGAAGCCAAGGTCACCTATTTCGAGGGTTACCTCTGGGACCCGCCGCGCGCCAAGGAAGCGATCCGCGAATCGGCCCGCATCGCCCATGAACATGGCCGCGAAGTGTCGATGACGCTGTCCGACCCTTTCTGCGTCGGCCGCTACCGTGCCGAGTTCCTCGACTTGATGCGCTCCGGCACGGTCGACATCGTGTTTGCCAACAAACAGGAAGCGCTGTCGCTCTACGAGACCGAGGATTTCGAACTGGCGCTGAAGAAGATCTCGCAGGATTGCAAGCTGGCGGCGGTGACGCTCAGCGAGGAAGGCGCGATCATCGTTCGCGGCGACGAACGCGTGAAGGTCGCGGCCTATCCGATCAGGGAACTGGTCGATACGACCGGCGCCGGCGATCTGTTCGCGGCCGGTTTCCTGTTCGGTTACACGCAGGATCGTTCGCTGGAGGATTGCGGCAAGCTCGGCTGCCTCGCCGCTGCCATCTGCATCCAGCAGATCGGCCCGCGCCCGATGGCGTCGCTCACCGAAGCTGCGGCGCGCGAAGGCCTCATCTGA
- a CDS encoding SH3 domain-containing protein — MRRAILSSFIALSFGLVASLSASAPSFAQGAAKGPSGLPLPRFVSLKSRKVNIRIGPSTDYAVSWMYMKSGTPMEIIQEYENWRRVRDAEGTEGWVNQALLSGERTAVAAPWMRGKGKDIYVNVRRDPQGTAAVLAKLEPGVVLQIKECNGDWCRVETNGAEGWVAQAEVWGAYPGEAFK; from the coding sequence ATGCGTCGCGCCATTCTCAGCTCTTTCATCGCTCTTTCCTTCGGGCTTGTCGCCTCCCTATCTGCATCCGCCCCGAGCTTTGCGCAGGGTGCGGCCAAGGGTCCGAGCGGCCTGCCGCTGCCGCGTTTCGTCAGCCTCAAGTCGAGGAAGGTCAATATCCGCATCGGCCCAAGCACAGACTACGCGGTGTCCTGGATGTATATGAAGTCCGGCACGCCGATGGAAATCATCCAGGAATATGAAAACTGGCGGCGGGTTCGCGATGCCGAGGGCACCGAGGGCTGGGTGAACCAGGCTCTGCTTTCAGGCGAGCGGACTGCGGTCGCAGCCCCCTGGATGCGCGGCAAGGGCAAGGATATCTACGTCAACGTGCGCCGTGACCCGCAAGGTACCGCCGCCGTCCTCGCCAAGCTGGAGCCGGGCGTCGTGCTGCAGATCAAGGAATGCAACGGCGACTGGTGCCGGGTCGAGACCAACGGCGCCGAGGGCTGGGTCGCCCAGGCCGAAGTCTGGGGCGCTTATCCCGGCGAGGCGTTCAAATAA
- a CDS encoding 2-hydroxyacid dehydrogenase, translating to MTAKKKPKVYITRKLPDAVETRMRELFEAELNIDDTPRSRDELAAAMKSADVLVPTVTDRIDEALIEQAGPQLKLIASFSNGFDHIDVDAAARKGITVTNTPNVLTEDTADMTVALILAVNRRLAEGSRILTDKPGEWTGWSPTWMLGRRIWGKRIGIVGMGRIGTAVARRAKAFGLSIHYHNRKRVSPATEEELEATYWDSLDQMLARVDIVSVNCPSTPATFHLLSARRLALMQPGSIIVNTARGDIIDEAAMIQLLRDNKIAGAGLDVYQNEPAVNPKLVKLAHQGRVVLLPHMGSATIEGRIDMGDKVIINIRTFFDGHRPPNRVLPGRN from the coding sequence ATGACGGCGAAGAAGAAACCCAAGGTCTATATCACCCGTAAGCTGCCGGATGCGGTGGAAACCCGCATGCGCGAGCTGTTCGAGGCCGAACTCAATATCGACGACACGCCACGTTCGCGCGACGAACTGGCGGCCGCCATGAAATCGGCCGACGTGCTGGTGCCGACGGTGACCGACCGTATCGACGAGGCGCTGATCGAGCAGGCCGGCCCGCAGCTGAAGCTGATCGCCAGCTTCTCCAACGGCTTCGACCATATCGATGTCGATGCCGCAGCCCGGAAGGGCATCACCGTTACCAATACGCCGAACGTGCTGACCGAGGACACGGCCGACATGACCGTGGCGCTGATCCTTGCCGTCAACCGGCGGCTCGCGGAGGGTTCGCGCATCCTGACCGACAAGCCCGGCGAGTGGACCGGCTGGAGTCCCACCTGGATGCTCGGCCGGCGGATATGGGGCAAGCGTATCGGCATCGTCGGCATGGGCCGCATAGGCACCGCCGTCGCTCGCCGCGCCAAGGCTTTCGGCCTGTCGATCCATTACCACAACCGCAAGCGCGTCAGCCCGGCGACCGAAGAGGAGCTCGAGGCGACCTATTGGGACAGCCTCGACCAGATGCTCGCCCGCGTCGATATCGTCTCGGTCAATTGTCCCTCGACGCCGGCGACGTTCCATCTCCTGTCGGCGCGGCGCCTGGCGCTGATGCAGCCAGGCTCGATCATCGTCAACACCGCCCGCGGCGACATCATCGACGAGGCGGCGATGATCCAGCTTTTGCGCGACAACAAGATCGCCGGCGCCGGGCTGGACGTCTACCAGAACGAGCCGGCGGTGAACCCGAAACTGGTCAAGCTCGCTCATCAGGGCCGGGTCGTGCTGCTGCCGCATATGGGCTCGGCGACGATCGAGGGCCGGATCGACATGGGCGACAAGGTGATCATCAACATCCGCACCTTCTTCGACGGCCACCGCCCGCCGAACCGGGTGCTTCCGGGCCGCAACTGA
- a CDS encoding GNAT family N-acetyltransferase, with the protein MKIVRIDEDFGRWDELLALILSSFAYMDDVIDPPSSAHRLTLASLAQKARDEIAFAAIESGRLTGCVFCKPEPGFLYIGKLAIAPASQGKGIGRRLLIVAEGIAREKGLPALRLETRIELTANHATFARWGFARTAENSHPGFTRATSIEMQKRLD; encoded by the coding sequence ATCAAGATTGTCCGCATCGACGAGGATTTCGGACGCTGGGACGAGCTGCTGGCGCTTATCCTCTCCTCCTTCGCTTATATGGACGACGTCATCGACCCGCCCTCCTCGGCACATCGCCTGACGCTCGCGTCACTCGCCCAGAAGGCTCGCGATGAGATCGCGTTTGCGGCAATCGAGAGCGGCAGGCTGACCGGCTGCGTCTTCTGCAAACCGGAGCCGGGCTTCCTCTATATCGGCAAGCTCGCCATAGCCCCGGCCAGTCAAGGCAAGGGCATCGGCCGCCGGCTGCTGATCGTCGCGGAAGGGATTGCCCGGGAAAAAGGCTTGCCGGCACTGCGGCTCGAAACCCGCATCGAACTCACCGCCAATCACGCGACCTTCGCAAGATGGGGTTTCGCCAGGACGGCGGAGAACTCCCATCCGGGCTTTACCCGCGCCACCTCGATTGAGATGCAGAAGCGTCTCGACTGA
- a CDS encoding molybdopterin-synthase adenylyltransferase MoeB, with translation MESLTPEKLSQDEIERYRRHILLPEIGGTGQQRMKNARVLVIGAGGLGAPILEYLAAAGIGTLGIIDDDLVSLSNLQRQVIHDTGTIGEMKTRSAREAIARLNPHVRVVDFEERFSAEWAARKLALFDLLIDGSDNFDTRYAAADAAELTRIPLVTGAVGRFDGSVTVMKPYEAGPDGVLNPGYRDLFPEKPPAGLIPSCAETGVVGALTGVIGTLMAMEAIKLVTGIGEPLVGRLMLYDSLSARFDTIKYKRRTAKAAAE, from the coding sequence ATGGAAAGCCTGACCCCGGAAAAACTGAGCCAAGACGAGATCGAGCGCTACCGCCGCCATATCCTGCTGCCGGAAATCGGCGGCACGGGGCAGCAGAGGATGAAGAATGCCCGCGTGCTGGTGATCGGCGCCGGCGGGCTCGGCGCGCCGATCCTCGAATATCTGGCAGCCGCCGGCATCGGCACGCTCGGCATCATCGACGACGACCTGGTTTCCCTCTCCAACCTGCAGCGGCAGGTTATCCACGATACCGGCACGATCGGCGAGATGAAGACCAGGAGCGCCCGAGAGGCGATCGCCCGTCTCAACCCGCATGTCCGCGTGGTAGATTTCGAGGAGCGCTTTTCCGCCGAATGGGCAGCGCGGAAGCTCGCCCTTTTCGACCTGCTGATCGACGGATCCGATAATTTCGATACCCGCTACGCGGCGGCCGATGCTGCGGAACTCACGCGGATACCGCTGGTCACCGGCGCTGTCGGCCGGTTCGACGGGTCGGTGACGGTGATGAAACCCTATGAGGCGGGGCCGGACGGCGTTCTCAACCCCGGCTATCGCGATCTGTTTCCGGAAAAGCCGCCAGCGGGGCTTATCCCCTCCTGCGCCGAGACCGGCGTCGTGGGTGCACTGACGGGAGTCATCGGCACGCTGATGGCGATGGAGGCGATCAAGCTCGTCACCGGCATCGGCGAGCCGCTGGTCGGACGGCTGATGCTCTACGATTCGCTGTCGGCCCGTTTCGACACGATCAAATACAAGCGCCGCACGGCCAAGGCAGCCGCCGAGTGA
- the recF gene encoding DNA replication/repair protein RecF (All proteins in this family for which functions are known are DNA-binding proteins that assist the filamentation of RecA onto DNA for the initiation of recombination or recombinational repair.): MAQKTSLSRLKLTDFRNYAEAALSLDGRHVVLTGENGAGKTNLLEAVSFLSPGRGLRRAVLSDVTRVGAAAGFTIFADVDGMDGEVSIGTGIEPGEGESVTRKLRINGTPARSTEELTDHLSVLWLTPAMDGLFTGASSDRRRFLDRLVLSLDPAHGRRASDFERAMRSRNRLLSEGRFDPSWLSAIEAQMAGLGIAMAAARQEMLGLLRALSGNSGETPFPTPVLTLEGFMDGAMDRPAADLEEDYLDMLRNGRGRDAAAGRTLDGPHRTDLLVRHREKDMEAARCSTGEQKALLIGLVLAHARLTADMTGYAPILLLDEIAAHLDEGRRAALFDLVHGLGGQSFMTGTDRAMFSALADRAQFFTVAHGGISV, encoded by the coding sequence ATGGCGCAGAAAACTTCCCTCTCCCGGCTGAAGCTCACCGATTTCCGCAATTATGCGGAAGCGGCGCTGTCGCTCGACGGGCGCCATGTGGTGCTGACCGGCGAGAACGGCGCGGGCAAGACCAATCTCTTGGAAGCCGTTTCCTTCCTGTCACCCGGCCGCGGACTGCGCCGCGCCGTGCTGTCCGACGTGACGCGCGTCGGCGCTGCCGCCGGGTTCACCATCTTTGCGGATGTCGACGGCATGGACGGCGAGGTCTCGATCGGCACCGGTATCGAGCCGGGCGAAGGCGAAAGCGTTACCCGCAAGCTCAGGATCAACGGCACCCCGGCCAGATCGACTGAGGAGCTTACCGACCACCTGAGCGTCCTGTGGCTGACGCCGGCTATGGACGGCCTCTTCACCGGCGCCTCCTCAGACCGCCGCCGTTTCCTCGATCGCCTCGTGTTGTCGCTCGATCCCGCCCATGGCCGGCGGGCGAGCGATTTCGAGCGCGCCATGAGGAGCCGCAACCGGCTGCTGTCGGAAGGCCGCTTCGACCCTTCCTGGCTGTCGGCCATCGAGGCGCAGATGGCGGGCCTCGGCATCGCCATGGCCGCCGCCCGGCAGGAGATGCTCGGGCTTTTGAGGGCCCTATCTGGCAATTCCGGCGAGACGCCGTTCCCGACGCCGGTCCTGACACTCGAAGGCTTCATGGACGGTGCAATGGACCGCCCGGCAGCCGACCTCGAGGAAGACTATCTCGACATGCTGCGCAATGGCCGCGGTCGCGATGCCGCAGCCGGCCGCACGCTCGACGGGCCGCACCGTACCGACCTGCTGGTGCGCCACCGCGAAAAGGACATGGAGGCCGCGCGCTGTTCGACCGGCGAACAGAAGGCGCTGCTGATCGGCCTCGTGCTTGCCCACGCGCGGCTGACGGCCGACATGACCGGTTACGCGCCGATCCTGCTGCTCGACGAGATCGCCGCCCATCTCGACGAAGGCCGGAGGGCGGCTCTTTTCGATCTCGTCCACGGTCTCGGCGGCCAGTCCTTCATGACCGGCACCGATCGGGCAATGTTTTCCGCGCTCGCCGACCGGGCGCAGTTCTTTACCGTCGCGCATGGCGGCATCAGCGTTTGA